In a genomic window of Lycium ferocissimum isolate CSIRO_LF1 chromosome 9, AGI_CSIRO_Lferr_CH_V1, whole genome shotgun sequence:
- the LOC132029426 gene encoding glyoxylase I 4-like — translation MENPLHLKSLNHISVVCRSVEKSLDFYQNILGFFPIRRPGSFNFDGAWLFNYGFGIHLLQSEDPEKLPKIKTINPKDNHISFQCESMITVEKRLKEMEIEYIKSRVEEGGIYVDQLFFHDPDGMMIEICNCDNLPVIPLSGETVLRPCSTLQCSMQQNKMQQLV, via the exons ATGGAGAATCCTTTGCATTTAAAGTCATTGAATCACATATCAGTAGTCTGTAGATCTGTTGAAAAATCTCTTGATTTTTACCAAAACATTCTTGGATTCTTTCCAATTAGGAGGCCTGGTTCTTTTAATTTTGATGGAGCTTG GTTGTTTAATTATGGATTTGGCATACATCTTTTGCAATCTGAGGATCCAGAGAAATTGCCAAAGATTAAAACAATTAATCCCAAGGACAATCACATTTCCTTCCAG TGTGAGAGCATGATAACAGTGGAAAAAAGGCTAAAAGAGATGGAAATAGAATACATTAAGAGCAGAGTTGAAGAAGGTGGAATCTACGTTGATcaattatttttccatgatccaGATGGTATGATGATCGAGATTTGCAACTGCGATAACTTGCCGGTGATTCCACTTTCCGGCGAAACAGTTCTCCGGCCATGCTCAACTCTCCAGTGCAGCATGCAGCAGAACAAAATGCAACAGCTGGTctaa
- the LOC132032146 gene encoding LOW QUALITY PROTEIN: zinc finger CCCH domain-containing protein 34-like (The sequence of the model RefSeq protein was modified relative to this genomic sequence to represent the inferred CDS: deleted 1 base in 1 codon): protein MVALYTTDVVPVQLTVVHDLVTGSLWPSCNLIWFSNVPRAPFAKDKAGYEWVKRKGDKYIFPGDGANQHSDQISKMVLEIAFGRRTRVAMDINCGIASFGTYLMDCNVSTLSIATKGVHSNQVQFALERGVPAMLAAFTTHHLLFPSQAVDLTHCSRCSINWTRDDGILLLEVNRMLRAGGYFICAAEPVPPFKEMEDLTQRLSWELLKKEGDISIWRKPLNNSCYLSRAPAVQPSLGDAGDDPDNVWNVNLKKCITQLPENGYGANMTAWPARLHSPPNRLFSIKMDAELSRREIFKESRAETSSEPAPPPNKSAVPVNKTNFPCYFYFNGYCNKGERCSYLHGPDDGTTTWKSSKIASGVPDGLTAEKKTSAGSETGPSAVEKHPDSSETGPKAAACEYVKSKVDLHLTTNNVGEQIASHETSGSPSEEATAVRLDSLVPAECFSQGESDLSPNQSSDEEVEDNVEREELLESSPGFDVLVDDRVEGLGHEDDHQYMPHHDMEDRELDERFAGYDFENSLEYDPSYPDMRIASDQEQDGSYYNVENHEINEHVREIPIPAHGRQNVPHKRRLSREMPFRGRGNVDLRDLLKRRRGNESDPPNHLSRRFDLSRSNAREQSRNRYRRPQGSPWMPQRLASKVESNVSFSSGFVESAEHLKKLRQSQGSSYRQQHFKDRRRGRSRPFANEPPRRMTYRERLTEAPKIFNAPKTLAQIREEKRRGRDDGDSFERTAPSGVSEREDFSGPKPLSEILKDKRRLGSVVTLSN, encoded by the exons ATGGTAGCTCTGTATACAACGGATGTGGTTCCAGTCCAGTTGACAGTAGTACATGACCTGGTTACTGGTTCTTTGTGGCCT AGCTGTAACTTGATCTGGTTTTCCAATGTGCCCCGTGCACCCTTTGCCAAAGATAAAGCAGGCTATGAGTGGGTAAAAAGGAAGGGAGACAAATACATATTTCCAGGAGATGGTGCAAATCAACATTCAGATCAGATTTCCAAG ATGGTTTTAGAAATTGCTTTTGGCCGACGAACAAGAGTTGCCATGGATATTAATTGTGGAATAGCGAGTTTCGGTACATATCTGATGGACTGCAATGTCAGCACATTGTCTATTGCAACAAAAGGTGTGCATAGCAATCAGGTTCAATTTGCATTGGAACGTGGAGTGCCTGCTATGTTAGCAGCATTCACTACACACCATCTGTTGTTC CCTAGCCAGGCAGTTGACTTGACACATTGTTCCAGATGTAGCATAAATTGGACCCGTGATG ATGGCATTTTGCTTCTAGAGGTAAACAGGATGCTTAGGGCAGGAGGATATTTTATCTGCGCAGCAGAACCTGTTCCACCATTTAAAG AAATGGAGGATCTTACTCAACGGCTATCTTGGGAATTATTAAAGAAGGAGGGCGACATTTCTATTTGGAGGAAGCCTTTGAATAACAGTTGCTATCTCAGTCGCGCTCCAGCAGTTCAACCTTCGCTAGGTGATGCTGGTGATGATCCAGATAATGTCTG GAATGTAAACCTAAAGAAATGTATTACGCAATTACCTGAGAACGGCTATGGAGCTAACATGACTGCTTGGCCTGCACGCCTTCACTCTCCACCAAACAGGCTGTTTAGTATAAAAATGGATGCTGAATTATCTAGGAGGGAAATTTTTAAAGAGAGCCGTGCTGAGACATCATCTGAACCTGCTCCTCCACCCAATAAATCTGCAGTGCCTGTTAACAAGACAAATTTTCCCTGTTACTTCTATTTCAATGGCTATTGCAATAAAGGTGAAAGATGCTCATATCTGCATGGACCTGATGATGGTACAACTACGTGGAAATCCTCAAAAATAGCTTCTGGAGTCCCTGATGGACTAACAGCCGAGAAGAAGACATCTGCAGGAAGTGAAACCGGTCCTTCAGCAGTCGAAAAACATCCCGATTCTTCTGAAACTGGGCCCAAGGCAGCAGCATGTgaatatgtcaaatcaaaagtAGATCTCCATTTGACGACTAATAATGTTGGTGAGCAGATTGCTTCTCATGAGACTTCAGGATCCCCTTCTGAAGAAGCTACTGCAGTCAGGTTAGATTCTTTAGTCCCTGCTGAATGCTTTAGCCAAGGAGAATCCGATTTGTCCCCCAACCAGAGCTCAGACGAAGAAGTGGAGGACAACGTGGAGAGAGAAGAGTTGTTAGAATCATCTCCTGgttttgatgttcttgttgatGATAGAGTAGAAGGTTTGGGTCACGAAGATGATCACCAGTATATGCCGCACCATGATATGGAAGACAGGGAGCTTGATGAACGGTTTGCTGGATATGATTTTGAGAACAGCCTCGAGTATGATCCTTCATATCCAGATATGAGAATTGCATCTGACCAAGAACAAGACGGTTCTTATTATAacgttgagaatcatgaaataaatgaacatgtCAGAGAAATCCCTATCCCTGCTCATGGAAGACAAAATGTACCACATAAAAGAAGGTTGTCTAGAGAAATGCCTTTCCGTGGCAGAGGCAATGTTGACCTCCGGGACCTTCTGAAGAGGCGTCGAGGCAATGAAAGTGATCCTCCAAATCACTTGTCCAGAAGGTTTGACCTGTCTAGATCGAATGCCCGTGAGCAAAGCAGGAATAGGTATCGTCGTCCACAGGGTTCCCCGTGGATGCCTCAAAGACTGGCTTCAAAAGTGGAAAGCAACGTTTCTTTCTCCTCCGGCTTTGTGGAGAGTGCTGAACATCTGAAAAAGTTGAGACAATCTCAAGGAAGCAGTTACAGACAGCAACATTTCAAGGACAGGAGACGGGGCCGGTCACGGCCTTTTGCAAATGAACCCCCTAGGAGGATGACTTATAGGGAGAGATTGACTGAAGCTCCTAAGATCTTTAATGCTCCCAAGACTCTAGCTCAAATTagagaagaaaaaaggagaggaaGAGACGATGGTGATTCTTTCGAGAGAACAGCGCCATCTGGAGTAAGTGAAAGAGAAGATTTTTCTGGTCCAAAACCTCTAAGTGAAATTCTCAAAGACAAAAGGAGGCTGGGTTCAGTAGTGACCTTGAGCAATTAG
- the LOC132032147 gene encoding uncharacterized protein At1g15400, which yields MAEPPAGEMLPRSEISFRRQGSSGLIWDDKLLSGELNKISTQHNVEDQEQHKKKQTRSSEPKPIKCRNTDNYMQPSIDPPSPKVSGCCGIFGKPVKAQKPRKNVKRKS from the coding sequence ATGGCTGAACCACCTGCTGGAGAAATGTTACCAAGATCAGAAATATCATTTAGAAGGCAAGGTTCATCAGGTTTAATATGGGATGACAAATTATTATCTGGGGAACTCAACAaaatttcaacacaacataATGTTGAAGATCAAGAACAACACAAGAAAAAACAGACAAGATCATCAGAGCCAAAACCTATTAAATGTCGCAATACAGATAACTACATGCAACCGTCCATAGATCCTCCATCTCCTAAGGTCTCTGGTTGTTGTGGCATTTTTGGGAAGCCTGTTAAAGCTCAAAAACCACGAAAAAATGTCAAACGTAAGtcttag
- the LOC132029425 gene encoding uncharacterized protein LOC132029425 produces the protein MATRTGAEKQKKGSMYVYNLDTGNPKPKPETEITDLSSLLKKGISKGWPLRRSKTYRENHQVELKTNNVVTTKGETRKSVSSIEGVVVKEIVSRNPVVESRKSASCIETNRKSVTHVELNVASMAAILQVKVLVTDMPGFMQVHAFKCARTTFDSLEKFSSKHMAYNMKKEFDKVYGPAWHCIVGSSFGSYVTHSTGGFLYFSMEKLYILVFKTKVQKTIES, from the exons atggcaaCAAGAACAGGGGCAGAGAAGCAAAAGAAAGGATCCATGTATGTGTATAACTTAGACACTGGAAATCCAAAACCAAAACCAGAAACAGAAATTACAGATTTATCATCACTGTTAAAGAAAGGGATTTCAAAAGGATGGCCCCTTAGAAGATCAAAAACGTATCGCGAAAATCATCAAGTTGAGTTGAAAACAAATAATGTTGTCACAacaaaaggagaaacaagaaaatCAGTTTCATCCATTGAAGGAGTTGTCGTTAAGGAAATTGTATCAAGAAATCcagttgttgaatcaagaaaatcaGCTTCTTGCATTGAAACAAATAGGAAATCAGTGACACATGTTGAATTGAATGTGGCATCAATGGCTGCAATTCTTCAAGTAAAAGTATTGGTAACAGACATGCCAGGATTTATGCAAGTACATGCTTTTAAATGTGCAAGAACTACTTTTGATAGCTTGGAGAAGTTCAGCTCTAAACATATGGCCTATAACatgaaaaag GAATTTGACAAAGTATATGGGCCGGCCTGGCATTGCATAGTGGGCTCAAGTTTTGGGTCATATGTGACTCACTCCACAGGTGGCTTCCTCTATTTCTCAATGGAAAAGCTTTATATTTTAGTCTTCAAGACAAAAGTTCAAAAGACCATTGAgtcttaa